The following are encoded in a window of Gossypium raimondii isolate GPD5lz chromosome 13, ASM2569854v1, whole genome shotgun sequence genomic DNA:
- the LOC105785356 gene encoding chromatin assembly factor 1 subunit FAS1 isoform X2, translating to MAVSVPVIDVDDDPKALKMDGQDQHKKGTKRRRTSWYSENLSGEQREAQIKGLKQEMEGLFGFYKEMMEQKSGLGMGYDMGLVESGCSLNSVVAILMEESDLPLSKLLEAIHGKVKDRMGNVSLAAVKSAVLLVGQRVKYGLENEEADILEDDSHSSLWCWETRDAKLIPKAVRATLRTRRTCRKKINERITAVSAMVTLLQKSENDHSNEYDFVKVSEKLAKVLSEADIRLLMCNMLQKTGAKMAEKEAKREEKLLIMQLERNKREIEKKKKKVDRELQKEKLQNEKVRKRLQDEAERDEKRREREEAEMRKQLRKQQEEAERDQRRHEKEDAELKKKLSIQKQASVMERFLKKCKTSPCQIEEITKPTIYSPSTEKSENVPESIMLSMDRALSSKEETDADDLRKLHLSSWRRLGHSLHSNHKQCWGMRMNPRTELFKELKLTANKGLSREGLTLERHVDGWVEQNSDDRSCHNDDVSVSDVKNCCARKQLLQFDKSYRPAFYGIWPKKSNVVGARHPWRKDPDLDYDVDSDEEWEEEEPGENLSDCDKDEEEESCEGCSKANDEDESEDGFFVPDGYLSEDEGVQVDRMESDVPVQDIQSSHISEQDGWNEEFSALLRQQKCLNNITEQALRKNQVLIILNLLHEKASLLMAEDLNGTPKLEQTCLQALSMRAYPGGHSIEISIDSKVHDNQEACLSSVKAGVTPVLSLVPIPDSDLPLIVSTIQSCSHGIKSLVESLQEKFPSIPKSQLKDTVHEISEFSDNRWQLQGF from the exons ATGGCGGTTTCAGTGCCGGTAATCGACGTGGATGATGATCCGAAAGCCCTCAAAATGGACGGTCAAGATCAACACAAGAAGGGTACGAAGCGAAGGAGAACGTCATGGTATTCAGAGAACTTGAGCGGTGAACAAAGAGAGGCCCAGATCAAGGGATTGAAGCAAGAAATGGAGGGGCTTTTTGGGTTTTACAAAGAAATGATGGAGCAGAAATCGGGTCTCGGGATGGGGTACGACATGGGGTTGGTTGAGTCCGGTTGTTCACTAAATTCAGTGGTTGCGATTCTGATGGAGGAGAGCGACTTGCCGCTGTCGAAATTGTTGGAGGCAATTCATGGGAAGGTTAAGGACAGAATGGGAAATGTGAGTTTGGCCGCGGTGAAAAGCGCTGTGCTGCTTGTAGGGCAGAGAGTGAAATATGGATTGGAGAACGAAGAAGCTGATATTTTGGAGGATGATTCCCACTCTTCTCTTTGGTGTTGGGAG ACAAGAGATGCAAAGTTGATACCAAAAGCTGTACGAGCCACGTTAAGAACTCGGCGTACCTGTAGAAAGAAGATAAATGAGAGAATTACTGCTGTTTCTG CAATGGTAACTCTGTTACAGAAGTCGGAGAATGATCATAGCAACGAGTATGATTTTGTGAAAGTATCAGAAAAGCTTGCCAAGGTATTAAGTGAGGCAGACATTCGCTTGTTAATGTGTAACATGTTGCAGAAGACTGGTGCAAAGAT GGCTGAGAAAGAAGCAAAGCGAGAAGAAAAATTGTTAATAATGCAACTGGAGagaaataaaagggaaattgagaagaaaaagaagaaagtggACCGCGAGCTCCAGAAGGAAAAGTTGCAAAAT GAAAAGGTGAGAAAGCGATTGCAGGATGAAGCGGAAAGGGATGAAAAGCGTCGTGAAAGAGAGGAGGCTGAGATGAGGAAGCAGCTGCGGAAACAGCAAGAGGAAGCTGAGAGAGATCAACGACGGCATGAGAAGGAAGATGCTGAACTGAAAAAGAAACtttcaatacaaaagcaagcTTCAGTTATGGAACGCTTCCTCAAAAAATGTAAAACATCACCATGTCAGATTGAGGAAATAACTAAGCCAACCATATATTCTCCATCCACCgaaaaaagtgaaaatgtgCCTGAATCAATCATGCTCTCCATGGACAGGGCTCTTTCATCTAAGGAAGAAACTGATGCTGATGATCTTCGCAA GTTACACTTATCTTCTTGGCGTCGCTTAGGTCATTCTCTTCATTCAAATCATAAACAGTGTTGGGGCATGCGTATGAATCCTAGGACTGAATTGTTTAAGGAACTTAAGTTAACCGCTAATAAAGGGTTATCCCGCGAAGGCTTGACCCTTGAAAGGCATGTAGATGGATGGGTAGAACAGAATTCTGATGATAGATCCTGCCATAATGATGATGTTTCAGTTTCTGATGTTAAAAATTGTTGTGCAAGGAAGCAGTTGTTGCAGTTTGATAAGAGCTACAGACCTGCATTTTATGGTATTTGGCCTAAGAAAAG TAATGTTGTGGGAGCTCGTCACCCATGGAGGAAGGACCCAGATTTAGACTATGATGTGGATAGTGATGAAGAATGGGAGGAG GAGGAGCCTGGTGAAAACCTCTCAGATTGTGATAAAGATGAAGAGGAGGAAAGTTGCGAAGGATGCTCCAAAGCCAATGATGAAGATGAAAGTGAAGATGGCTTTTTTGTACCAGATGGATATCTCTCGGAAGATGAG GGTGTACAAGTTGACAGGATGGAATCTGATGTTCCAGTTCAGGATATCCAAAGTTCCCATATCAGTGAGCAAGATGGGTGGAATGAGGAGTTTAGTGCATTGCTTCGGCAACAGAAGTGTCTAAACAATATAACTGAGCAAGCACTAAGGAAAAATCAAGTGCtgattatattaaatttgttgcaTGAAAAGGCGTCATTGCTAATGGCTGAAGATCTTAATGGTACTCCTAAATTGGAGCAGACATGTTTACAAGCCCTGAGCATGCGGGCATATCCTGGTGGCCATTCTATAGAGATATCAATTGATAGCAAGGTACATGACAATCAAGAAGCTTGTTTGTCAAGTGTGAAGGCTGGAGTAACACCGGTCCTATCTTTGGTACCAATTCCGGACTCAGATTTGCCTCTTATC